In the genome of Chrysoperla carnea chromosome 5, inChrCarn1.1, whole genome shotgun sequence, the window aTAATTGTGGGCATATTTCTGAAATAACGTCCAAAATCTCGTTACGAAAAGCATTTTCTCGAATCGATTTCAGGTGAGATTTTAAGGCAAGGTATAGgaataaagaaatgaaaatcCCAATTTAAATGATAGATCATGTTTagctttatttataaagtattaagtataataattgaaatgtccaacaaaatatatatatatatttatttatttacttttttaggGGAGTGGGGAAGGCAtactagaaaaaacattatcatgtgaataaatagaataataaattttcaatattgctTTAGAAAATACTGTAATAAGAATTTATCTAGAAGGCCcattcattacttttttttatcatcatgaTGTAATAGGTTTAAGGTCAGGGTAGTGTTTGAGAGTCATTTCAGAAAGACTTTAAATTTAAGAGACTGTTGACATGATCaagtaaatattcatttactgaggatgaaaatcaaataagttgataattgaatacaaatacaaaaatcatttttcctaACACTTGAAAGATCAAGTTATCTGTTATCAGATCTTATTTTAAGACCATCCTCAAagtatattcatcaattttaagcatgAAGCACTATTTAAAATTCCCGAGACTAATTTAAAgagaaatttatggaaatttttgtaGAGGAAAAAGTTGGTAGGCACAATCTTGAAAATCATCTCTCAAACTAATCGTTCTGAAATTACTGCCAAATACTTCGCCTGGTCCTagatctataaatatatttttcaatttacacatatttaactagatttaacatttaaatatttttcttctatttattttctttactaaattttaaacatattttttaacagtttttaataatctttattatttgtaatgataATTTCAAGGAGATACAAGTAACAAAAAGGCGTTATTCTTAGAGAATTATTCAAATGAAGTCAGTCAAAATTAATCTTcacaaactttaaattttgtttactaattTAGACAGTACATTACTGGAATAGCTAAGTGAAAAAGACTTCAATCCTCGTTTTTAACATGGTCTTAGCTGATTCATTTCaactatataaaaacaaaaaattgtttcagcattatttaaaattctaatgtaaattttttaatgcccCATTCCttcccattttttaaattatatccaaAATCAATACCCAAAAAActttttcgtaatttaaaaacgtaaacgcttgaaacaaaagtaataaatatatggaTAAAATAGGTCTGCGGCCAAGCGTAGTTTAGCGAGCCATTTAAGAAAGCTGGAAATTGTATAGATGTTAAGTAAGCCAGGCACTGTGTCCTCAATCGTAAGACTATTCGTCGTTCTCAAATCGCGGGGTTTTGGCTCCAATCAAGTGCCAAAGATGTCGCGTCTGACTCAAGTTTGAACTGATACCAAAAAGGGTAGGAACGATTATAATCAACagatattccaaaaaaatataatcgatCTGACATCGTCCGCAAAAGTACTAAGAAGGGAGGAGGGTTTAGCTAGTCCGTAACGCTAAATATGTCGGTTCTGTCAGATTAGGAAACATATTTCAGAATGGCTGAAAATCTGCTCACATGAAGAATTAAGTCTAAGGTTTAGTCAGTCCGCAATCACAAAAACTATGAACTATATTTTGTCTAAATGCGGACTGACTGCCTCCccacttgaaataattttcctaaTGAGACGGAGACGGGCTTACGACTGAGAACGCGGTGCAGTTTAAAACCTATAAAATTTCCAACCTTTTTGAAATGGCTCAACTAAAACTACGCTTGGTCACATACCTTAAAGGTGTAAGAAGTCTAACTATCAAGTCCTTTTGAAGATTAATTTACTCATAAAACTGAATAACTTTCTCCAGGAACCAAAAATCTTTGCTGTAATTTTGGAAAGTAGAGGCTTTCAAATATATTGTCAAAGATTTTTAACCTACATTGAAAAAACCATTAGTTATCCAAATTTGTTACGTACTGcctaaactattaaatttttgaagttatacttcttttggtTGCTACAAGAAATGAATAGGATGAAGACTCGTTATTCACAAGGTGTTTGTCCCCTGTTTATGCGCACAGCTCCGTAATTGCTTATGTTTACATCTCGGTTTGTGgagcaaatattaaaaatgtgataGAAATTGCATAAAACTCGTTTCTACTCGTTCGTAAAATTCATATCCAACGTAAAACGTAACAGAACTTTAAACTCCTAACACGCGTACATAAAGTATAGACGCACtcacttttaaaaacatttcggGTATTCtttccattattttaaaaactaatttgtttattCCAATTCAATTAAAGGTTTATTTACTTCATCAATAAAatctctaataaattttttaaaattatttaattataacactccttgaatttatttttcatcaaatatttagaaaaacatgcttctactaatttttttttttgtttttttgtttttttgcatttttaaaataagaatacatttttgtgcaaaaataaattacattgtgcgtagtaaataatttatcgaacacaaaattaattaccatattattatttatactctaaaatgattcttatttttaaaaaaacttaaattattgaaaaaaaaattcaatattttgtcttttcaataatttcaataagtTTGATGTTGTTTTCGACGCTagttttattctaaattttttttaatattattttttattcaaagtataatactcatttatttttaaaagttcaaaattatggcatgatatttttgtttataattatatgaaaatattttttatcatcaaccatatttttcttataaaaatattcgacATTCTGTGATgcactttataaaatttctgatgaatgattcaattaataaaagtataaaattaatataggcgcccatcgaaaaaaaattagataattccTAACATAAACTCATCGGCACAGAATTTCGTCAAAATTGAATTATCAAAACAACTGACGTAATTTAGGAAACCTGAATCTTCGCGAAAAATGAACAAATCTTTACCACGAGCTAATTCTACAGCATGCATattcaactttttgaaaatgtagcTCAAAAGGTATTATCATACCTTACCGCTTTACGTCGAAGGTTCATAAAGTCGggtaaatttttccatttatttaaatgaattttacttAACTCGCACAAAAAGTTCGTACGACCACGTTGAATAGCGTTTTTTCTAGAGAAAAGATACAAGCTTGCCAATGGCAATGATTTTcgagcaaaataatttttgcactcGGCGTTCGTATTTGAGATCatgaaaataatggaaaaatttttacgaCTCTTTCAAACCCTCGGCGCAAAGCGGTAGAGGATGGATAATAAcctttaagaaatatttaaaaaaaattaaatgagcgTGATGTCGAATGAGTATATGGTCATAGATAAAGTATATGGTCAGTATATGGTCATAGataaaggtttttaaaaatgctgtatcaGTGAGTGTATTTTGGTACAAGGATGTTCTGACATATTGAGGAAATTCCAATATCTAGGTATTCCGATAATGACGACTTCATATGATCTCGcgaacatttaatattaaaaaattcagaaCCTGatgaactttttcaaaaatatagtaATTTTAGGAGCCTTAATTTTTAGGAGCCGCTTGAATAGAACTGTTTCGTATCCATGGAtgctacaagaaaaaaaaaacactattttttcgATCACACATGAATACTATACTAAGAATATATGCCTATtctttggaacattttttatatgattaaagcccacaaaatattattttttgctgTAGAAGTcgctaaaaacaatattaatcatAACGTgactttattcaaaattattgaaaaagttcaaattgtattttaatttgaaagaagCGGTTTTTGAGATctcatttaaatcaattttaggaCGCGATATGTTTAGGATACCAAAAAGAAATTATCTAATCCAAAATTTAACTTGATAGGTCTAGGAAGAAGTGTAGTATTTGTCAGTCATTtcagaatttttggaaatttgagagACTGTTGTCAATGTTAGAGAAGataatcgaataaaaattcaaaaattcgaaCCCTGATAATGTTCATAAGAAAAATAGATGTTAGGCATAACGTTTGACAACAGGCTCTCATATTTCCAGCCATTCTAAAATGACTATGAATGCTACGCCTAGTCCTAGAAAAGCAACCATTTTGTGTTTCGGTCTTTTATTAACTGATCTGCAATGAGTATGTTACTTTGTAcagagtatatttatttataaataattaatttattataatatttttttgataaagggAATGTTACTTTGGtatcatatttgtttttttaatttctaattaatagttttctttttaattaattaattaattatatattacaaagtttatatactatatttttaagatgagaggtttattaataaattattaattttcaacacTAGGAtaggaaaatagaaaatattaacatacattgggaaaaaaaacaaacaaataatattcaaaatagtttAGTAATCATTATTGTTTTTAGAGTGTAGagtcttataaataaattttcttacctattagactttttaaattttgatcgcttaaaaatcaatttaaacttaatttttgatCATGGTAATTCAATCTCTGGAATGAATCCGTCAAGTTAAAATTAGTCAAAAAGTctttagaaattaatattaggataattgaaattttcataagaTATTCtgcatttcataaataaaaccttgttgcatttatttaaacttttctttgcaaatttttatgaatattatcaaTTCAAGATAATTAATGCACATTTATTCAcggaaaaagtaatttttcgaCACTATTACCCaattcaaatttcgaaaataaaatatttccagtaCAAAATGAacgtcaaattttattttaacttcgattctaaaatttaatttgacggtatgtattagaataatattttaacatttctcgATGATAGTAAAACTCGATACACTCTATAATCggtttcaaaattattgattttaaaaatagatcgtttttaaattaaaaaacattacttaaattcgttattttgtattttgcgttgttaaaaattcttagaaataattttctttaagtacaaattttttaattcatacgATGCTAAATGAAAACCtcaagttaaaaacaaaacaatattcttTTTTGCTAATTGACAAAAGGGTTTACAAGGATAAAAAAACGACAACAAAAATAGGGGGAAACTTGAAAGGAAAAATATGATTCTTAGAAAAATGTActtatcaaatatattatgtacataaaaaaaaaaacgttaaacttaaaaatactttcgtattaaataattttttggcttCGAACATaacattttggttttattttttaatatattttttagttttgtaatattttttaaaataaattattaataattaataattatttaaacaggtGAAGATGTACCCGGGACTCGTGGACTACTGAATTCCTTTAATAGCTCACGCAATCGTAGGATTTCTTTTGTTGCGGTTTGTAGATCACTCTGTAGTGTTAACTCTTGATCTCGATACCTTTTTATATCGTTCTGGTATttctgttgaaaaaaaaaaacaacaaattagtTAATGTTACAATGAAATCTTAAAATATCCgtaatataaaagataaaaaaacttttttgttcaaaattttagttcaaaatgataagaaaatatttcgatGCGGTTTCATAAAAGGTGTGTatgtgattattttaaattttacttacacaATTCTGTTTTAATAATTCCAATTTATCACATTTTAATCGAGTTATCTCTTGACGTAATTCAGCAATTCCTCCACGGCATTCACACATTTTTCCTTGAGTTTCTGCACTCGACATTGATTCTAAACCAGTATCACTGTCAGCATATCCTTGACTATCAGCGTAACCACCACCTAAGACTATTGGATCTAATTCTTCAGATGTTAAGCTACTGGCATCACTTGCCTCAGATAAGGCAAGACCAGCGTGTGCTGTTAAATCAGGTGAGCTTGTTGGTGATGTTGAAGAATTTTTGCCTGTTGCAGAGATAATCGATGATTTTGAAAGCGATCTGCAACtctataaaagaaaacaaaaaatcagtattataagaaaaatacaattttaaaggaGTTAAAATTGCGGACCGTTAATTATCTGGGTTAGCATGctacatatttattatcaagCTTGACGTGTGAACATGTCATAACTTTTGACTTAGACTTATTAGaatctttttaaactttttgataaattactATGTCTAAAATGAGTGCAATTTGGCTTAGAACAGCATAGTTTTTTACGATATTGTTTCTCAATTGATGCCTGTTTTGgaagcaataaaataaatattgatgattgatcaaaaatgagaataatttgtatatttaccgATGGTGAAACTGACTCAATAACCGCCGATTCTTTACTTCGTTTAGAATTAACTTTCTCATGACCATTCCCCGATGAATTATTGTTACTGGTTTCTGTGCTTGGCATTCTTCCTCGTGCACTTGTGAGTGCTTTTCGTACAGTATCAATAAATCTTGAACCAGGTCCACTTGAATCTGACTTTGGTGTGTCTGGTATAGGTGTTGTAGGACTTTCAACACCcaaaaattcttttgttttatcttttaattcATCAGCTAATGTTTGTAATAATGATGCTCTCGTTCTTAATTCTAGTTTAGCAAATTTATCAGCTTTGTAGCACGCGTTTTCTGCGTTTATTAATTTTGTCAGTAAGAATTCTTTGAATTCAGGACCATGTCGAAATACCGCCGGTGTTGGCAATGTGGGTCCGAAAAATGGCACATCATTTCTTGCTGTTACACTCACTGCATATctaaatatgaagaaaatataGATATTAGATTGCTTTTCCTAAATGTTCTTCCTGATAGAACTAGAGATACTTACTTTGTATTTGGTGTATTTGCGTCAATTGGTTGTATAACTATATAAGCATGTAGAAAATGAGATGCAATCATTTCTGGTGAAAATGGAGTATTTTCTTCTTGAAAAACAATAGCAACAATATCGTTACCAATATGTCTTTTTCTTTGCAATTGTTGAGGGTCATTTTCAGTAAATGGGAGTAATGTAGATACGTGAAACATAATTTCACGTTCTTTAAAGTTTTCATATACAGCTTCTTCACCAGTGTGTCCATTTATTATATCTAAGCCCCCACGatatctgaaaaaattaaaaaatagattatttaaatGTGAAAGTGTAAGGAAGAGAGAAAGGACTAAAAAGATTGAATGAGACAATGCTATCATCATCAGCATGTGTGACAAAAATAGCAATACCCTCTATTATTGTCTGCGTAGAGACAAGAACAAAGGTATATTTAACTTCTAACGTGTTAatcttttatgatttaaaaacttACCCTTTATGATCTTTTAATGGTATTCGTTGACCTAACAAATCTAAAAATTGGTCGAACGCAGGACTAGtttcattattacaaaataGCTCTTCTTCGGTCGTTTGTCcaaatttttgatacaaaacaccaaatttaaagtttgatattaGCACCCGTTCATCATAAGTGGCAATTAATTGTGATGCTCGAGGACATAGCACAGGTTGAAAATGATCAATGTTTAATTCAGCATTAAAAAACTTGGCCATCTTTGTTGGATTTGGTGCAGTACCAATAAATGAACTCGGTACAATTTGATGCGTTGTACCGGTTCGTAAACGTAGTATAATTCTTGTATGATCTTGATTGCCAACATTTTCAGTTTTAACAGACATTAAAACAGGTCCAAGTGTATCATCCTGCCCAATTAATGTAGCATGTtcctgttgaaaaaaaaaattttgtttattactaaaaattccattttttactcttttgtgAAACATATTTGGTAAATGATAGAGTAGACTTTTGTATCGACCTAAAACCATGAAAATTTGTACCGACCTAAAACTATGTTTTAAGTAAATTActtaaatagttaataatacttaaatacaaatagttcggTACTTTTCGTGTAACAACAAAATTACGtcctttgattaaaattaattattcaagagagccaatatcttatatatttaaacgagcaattcttgtatatatatatatatatatatatatatatatatatatatatatatatatatatcaaggatcttgaaaatggctccaacgattttcatgaaaatgagtatgtaggggttttttggggcgataagtcgatctagctaggtttcattaatcagaaatgtcgttttatccgtcttttcatgaaaaattcatcagacatctattggtgtataacgtagttaatgaaatacaatgcaaattataacataacaaaaaggaggcgtttgagtagtctaaagtgaaaaatatgattcttgctgacatctattggcgaataaccgagcaaagctcggtcatccagatattgtagttaaatctacaatttttgttttgttttattctctTTTTATTATCGAAATGAAATTTGAATCTTTTGTTGGAGAAGGTTTATACGACATTCGCTGGTTATTAGTTAcgaattagttttattattttcttcgcTCAGATTTGGGACACGAAACGTTAAAAAgagcatatattattttctcaaaaagcCAGACAAGACTTCGAGTTTCCGAGGCTTGAAGATTCCGGCGGAGATTATCTACGATTCCACTACAACTGAATCGTTTATGAATGATATAGACAGGCTGATTCAGGTATTGAGCTGTTATGATCTAAAGAAGGCAACGAACTTCCTGACACGTAATGGATGGTTCCGAATATTTCCCGTTTCAAAACGTAGATTAACTGATGTTTGAAACTTCATTCGACTTGAGAGAAGACCCGGTAGAAACGTTTTGAATGATTTGCGCCTCGTTTAGCGTTGTAAAGTCTTGAAGATTCGTTTGCACATCGATGATGGTCGAAGACTGTAAAGATGGGGCATAGAAACAAGACATCGATCCTGGCAtcccttttattttattattattgttatcggCTTTtggataactttaaaaattatttggttttgAAATGTTCTCAAGCTGAAGCAAATGGCAGGCTTGACAACTTCTGACGAGTAGTTATAAaatctgtaaatattttaacgaCACTGGCAATgcaatatgtaatttaaaacgtGTATTATGCGTATAGTATATATACTGT includes:
- the LOC123300693 gene encoding rap1 GTPase-activating protein 1 isoform X4, whose amino-acid sequence is MGVLRWRDLQQTVTRSNSSENKDKHEQTSRGEERHSTPGTGLTSLQTSSSSSAVVIPLTPPSSPGSTTNSCSQQQQSCISPLEASRRHLQDVLSRGVQPYPMIVIPDEGYWLDGTDHEYSCDKHGIPLLPHTTTAAWGGGGAKFEIDDTAKCYRRFFVNREHATLIGQDDTLGPVLMSVKTENVGNQDHTRIILRLRTGTTHQIVPSSFIGTAPNPTKMAKFFNAELNIDHFQPVLCPRASQLIATYDERVLISNFKFGVLYQKFGQTTEEELFCNNETSPAFDQFLDLLGQRIPLKDHKGYRGGLDIINGHTGEEAVYENFKEREIMFHVSTLLPFTENDPQQLQRKRHIGNDIVAIVFQEENTPFSPEMIASHFLHAYIVIQPIDANTPNTKYAVSVTARNDVPFFGPTLPTPAVFRHGPEFKEFLLTKLINAENACYKADKFAKLELRTRASLLQTLADELKDKTKEFLGVESPTTPIPDTPKSDSSGPGSRFIDTVRKALTSARGRMPSTETSNNNSSGNGHEKVNSKRSKESAVIESVSPSSCRSLSKSSIISATGKNSSTSPTSSPDLTAHAGLALSEASDASSLTSEELDPIVLGGGYADSQGYADSDTGLESMSSAETQGKMCECRGGIAELRQEITRLKCDKLELLKQNCKYQNDIKRYRDQELTLQSDLQTATKEILRLRELLKEFSSPRVPGTSSPV
- the LOC123300693 gene encoding rap1 GTPase-activating protein 1 isoform X2; this translates as MLKIQMLEQLVSNEPNGRQHSSGATWAGNGSTLSSRHSGLSATTSPERVMRNTTHDLFELIERIQGNSRIEDQRCALPPSVIKTSRGEERHSTPGTGLTSLQTSSSSSAVVIPLTPPSSPGSTTNSCSQQQQSCISPLEASRRHLQDVLSRGVQPYPMIVIPDEGYWLDGTDHEYSCDKHGIPLLPHTTTAAWGGGGAKFEIDDTAKCYRRFFVNREHATLIGQDDTLGPVLMSVKTENVGNQDHTRIILRLRTGTTHQIVPSSFIGTAPNPTKMAKFFNAELNIDHFQPVLCPRASQLIATYDERVLISNFKFGVLYQKFGQTTEEELFCNNETSPAFDQFLDLLGQRIPLKDHKGYRGGLDIINGHTGEEAVYENFKEREIMFHVSTLLPFTENDPQQLQRKRHIGNDIVAIVFQEENTPFSPEMIASHFLHAYIVIQPIDANTPNTKYAVSVTARNDVPFFGPTLPTPAVFRHGPEFKEFLLTKLINAENACYKADKFAKLELRTRASLLQTLADELKDKTKEFLGVESPTTPIPDTPKSDSSGPGSRFIDTVRKALTSARGRMPSTETSNNNSSGNGHEKVNSKRSKESAVIESVSPSSCRSLSKSSIISATGKNSSTSPTSSPDLTAHAGLALSEASDASSLTSEELDPIVLGGGYADSQGYADSDTGLESMSSAETQGKMCECRGGIAELRQEITRLKCDKLELLKQNCKYQNDIKRYRDQELTLQSDLQTATKEILRLRELLKEFSSPRVPGTSSPV
- the LOC123300693 gene encoding rap1 GTPase-activating protein 1 isoform X3; amino-acid sequence: MRNTTHDLFELIERIQGNSRIEDQRCALPPSVIKTSRGEERHSTPGTGLTSLQTSSSSSAVVIPLTPPSSPGSTTNSCSQQQQSCISPLEASRRHLQDVLSRGVQPYPMIVIPDEGYWLDGTDHEYSCDKHGIPLLPHTTTAAWGGGGAKFEIDDTAKCYRRFFVNREHATLIGQDDTLGPVLMSVKTENVGNQDHTRIILRLRTGTTHQIVPSSFIGTAPNPTKMAKFFNAELNIDHFQPVLCPRASQLIATYDERVLISNFKFGVLYQKFGQTTEEELFCNNETSPAFDQFLDLLGQRIPLKDHKGYRGGLDIINGHTGEEAVYENFKEREIMFHVSTLLPFTENDPQQLQRKRHIGNDIVAIVFQEENTPFSPEMIASHFLHAYIVIQPIDANTPNTKYAVSVTARNDVPFFGPTLPTPAVFRHGPEFKEFLLTKLINAENACYKADKFAKLELRTRASLLQTLADELKDKTKEFLGVESPTTPIPDTPKSDSSGPGSRFIDTVRKALTSARGRMPSTETSNNNSSGNGHEKVNSKRSKESAVIESVSPSSCRSLSKSSIISATGKNSSTSPTSSPDLTAHAGLALSEASDASSLTSEELDPIVLGGGYADSQGYADSDTGLESMSSAETQGKMCECRGGIAELRQEITRLKCDKLELLKQNCKYQNDIKRYRDQELTLQSDLQTATKEILRLRELLKEFSSPRVPGTSSPV
- the LOC123300693 gene encoding rap1 GTPase-activating protein 1 isoform X1; its protein translation is MKYFQSGKRESYSLLARKRYMKKIRQHSSGATWAGNGSTLSSRHSGLSATTSPERVMRNTTHDLFELIERIQGNSRIEDQRCALPPSVIKTSRGEERHSTPGTGLTSLQTSSSSSAVVIPLTPPSSPGSTTNSCSQQQQSCISPLEASRRHLQDVLSRGVQPYPMIVIPDEGYWLDGTDHEYSCDKHGIPLLPHTTTAAWGGGGAKFEIDDTAKCYRRFFVNREHATLIGQDDTLGPVLMSVKTENVGNQDHTRIILRLRTGTTHQIVPSSFIGTAPNPTKMAKFFNAELNIDHFQPVLCPRASQLIATYDERVLISNFKFGVLYQKFGQTTEEELFCNNETSPAFDQFLDLLGQRIPLKDHKGYRGGLDIINGHTGEEAVYENFKEREIMFHVSTLLPFTENDPQQLQRKRHIGNDIVAIVFQEENTPFSPEMIASHFLHAYIVIQPIDANTPNTKYAVSVTARNDVPFFGPTLPTPAVFRHGPEFKEFLLTKLINAENACYKADKFAKLELRTRASLLQTLADELKDKTKEFLGVESPTTPIPDTPKSDSSGPGSRFIDTVRKALTSARGRMPSTETSNNNSSGNGHEKVNSKRSKESAVIESVSPSSCRSLSKSSIISATGKNSSTSPTSSPDLTAHAGLALSEASDASSLTSEELDPIVLGGGYADSQGYADSDTGLESMSSAETQGKMCECRGGIAELRQEITRLKCDKLELLKQNCKYQNDIKRYRDQELTLQSDLQTATKEILRLRELLKEFSSPRVPGTSSPV